One window of the Eucalyptus grandis isolate ANBG69807.140 chromosome 8, ASM1654582v1, whole genome shotgun sequence genome contains the following:
- the LOC104414498 gene encoding F-box/kelch-repeat protein At1g57790 isoform X2, with the protein MASTSMTRNWAELPQELLQLCSQRLCLKNLSAFQAVCRSWQSAAVKERSDVPWLMLTDKKGMPWREFFCLSCQQVHKKLLPEVMANGYFSSRGWVLMTSRDGEFHMLKNPMSRYSHIIKLPNWNKFPNIEDLPFFDVEFVRKFILSDSPTTSPDYKVMVMDDTGQLGLWKSGEEEWTAVNSPTDEFYDVIYYKGSFLAVDYEDRILRCDVDGPTPFEAQVVFQVPQRLQEFEHEYPSGSLWDLDQVYLVQSTTGSLLFVSKWEQLTSTITFRFRVLEIDLDTQTCTEVENLENTSLFLGYTNSSFSLEVDEDHLIKPNCIYFTYFWLSSSQFTEDGGDTGMGIYHLEDGTVELHVKGNLLLRFGSNHAFKPQLKSLACCQ; encoded by the exons ATGGCATCTACCAG TATGACAAGAAACTGGGCAGAGCTCCCACAAGAGTTGTTACAACTATGTTCCCAGCGCCTTTGTCTGAAGAATTTATCGGCGTTCCAAGCAGTGTGCCGTTCGTGGCAATCTGCGGCTGTCAAAGAGAGGAGCGATGTCCCATGGTTGATGCTCACAGACAAAAAGGGGATGCCGTGGCGTGAGTTTTTCTGCCTCTCATGTCAGCAGGTTCACAAAAAGCTGTTGCCAGAAGTGATGGCGAATGGATATTTCTCTTCGCGAGGTTGGGTGTTGATGACCAGCAGAGACGGGGAATTCCACATGCTAAAGAATCCCATGTCGCGTTACAGTCATATTATTAAGCTTCCCAATTGGAATAAGTTCCCCAACATCGAAGATTTGCCTTTCTTTGATGTTGAATTTGTCCGTAAGTTCATCCTATCTGATAGCCCTACTACATCTCCAGATTACAAGGTCATGGTCATGGATGACACTGGACAGTTAGGGCTTTGGAAATCCGGTGAAGAGGAGTGGACGGCAGTGAACTCCCCCACAGATGAATTTTATGATGTCATATATTATAAGGGGTCCTTTCTTGCTGTCGATTATGAGGATAGGATATTGAGGTGCGATGTGGACGGACCAACTCCGTTTGAGGCTCAAGTAGTTTTCCAGGTGCCGCAAAGACTCCAAGAATTCGAGCATGAGTATCCCTCAGGATCCCTTTGGGATTTGGATCAAGTGTATCTAGTGCAATCAACGACAGGATCTCTGTTGTTTGTGTCAAAATGGGAACAACTAACATCTACCATAACCTTTCGATTCCGTGTTCTCGAGATTGACCTGGATACTCAAACGTGCACAGAAGTTGAGAACTTGGAGAACACATCCCTCTTCTTGGGCTACACcaattcttccttctctttggaGGTCGATGAAGATCATCTCATCAAGCcaaattgtatttattttacttactTCTGGCTCTCATCGTCCCAGTTTACTGAAGATGGAGGAGACACAGGCATGGGAATATACCACCTCGAAGATGGTACGGTCGAGCTGCATGTCAAGGGAAATCTTCTCCTCCGCTTTGGATCGAACCATGCTTTTAAGCCACAGCTAAAAAGTTTGGCTTGTTGTCAATGA
- the LOC104417215 gene encoding uncharacterized protein LOC104417215 → MASQEGAHAKVPLQWQSGKGEQRTSSGGGGGVGTGGGARRQQCASGGSNGVGQVGVGLAEGCNGDGVRSSGNREIAAAVVESPVSLEGWWLKRRRGWRVVTTRTASLVLPDLTSSTRGEAVGGGGDGLDGGSNAASDDSNAASARTGGDGTGAVTTAKGSGCWRSLQHRRWVTNRAGAEVKAKWPAAWRHKLMRGSLDGGATAN, encoded by the exons ATGGCGTCGCAGGAGGGTGCTCATGCAAAGGTGCCGCTGCAGTGGCAGTCTGGCAAAGGGGAGCAACGAACTAGcagtggcggtggcggaggtGTAGGCACGGGCGGCGGCGCTCGGAGGCAACAATGTGCAAGCGGTGGTTCAAACGGCGTCGGGCAGGTGGGCGTTGGCTTGGCCGAGGGCTGCAACGGCGATGGTGTCCGGAGCTCTGGCAACCGCGAAATAGCAGCTGCAGTCGTGGAGTCCCCGGTGTCGCTCGAAGGGTGGTGGCTCAAACGACGGCGTGGATGGAGGGTGGTGACAACTCGAACGGCGTCTCTAGTCCTACCGGATCTGACCTCCTCCACACG CGGCGAAGCGgtgggtggcggcggcgacgggcttGACGGCGGCAGCAACGCGGCGAGCGACGACAGCAACGCAGCATCTGCGAGGACAGGTGGCGACGGTACTGGTGCTGTGACGACGGCAAAGGGATCGGGTTGCTGGCGGTCGCTACAACATCGGCGCTGGGTCACGAACAGGGCCGGAGCAGAGGTGAAGGCGAAGTGGCCGGCAGCATGGAGGCACAAACTGATGCGAGGCTCACTTGACGGTGGAGCGACGGCCAATTAA